One segment of Belonocnema kinseyi isolate 2016_QV_RU_SX_M_011 chromosome 7, B_treatae_v1, whole genome shotgun sequence DNA contains the following:
- the LOC117176010 gene encoding uncharacterized protein LOC117176010 isoform X2, giving the protein MCEACRKCNKWVKLCGRKDSKFKSIRNVTKDTYICSLHFFGDSGSTEEYPDPIECRPKTIKEKTQKSRRSLEQKYQRFSLKSEESTSTIGSSCFTGKEKSRETNSTDVEFEEVKAFRDPEPNFSTEMQSMDMESKSNDRGQAFSSTETQTNFETLHELEGMESTTDDRGFTIEDLVESVGASLNIPPFLKQRNRFTAQEEIATKKVAKERIYVEHAVGRLKQFRILQRTIPLSMRGIISQLVFVCACLINFQEPIVYDEG; this is encoded by the exons ATGTGTGAAGCATGCAGGAAATGCAACAAATGGGTGAAGTTGTGTGGACGTAAAGATTCCAAGTTTAAGTCAATCAGGAACGTCACCAAGGATACATATATTTGTTCTTTACACTTCTTTGGAGACTCTGGATCTACAGAAGAGTATCCAGACCCAATAGAATGTCGGCCGAAAACGATAAAAGAg aaaacacaAAAGTCTAGAAGGAGCTTGGAGCAAAAGTATCAACGATTCTCATTGAAGTCTGAGGAATCTACTTCTACTATAGGGAGCAGTTGCTTTACTGGAAAAGAGAAGAGCCGAGAAACGAATTCAACTGATGTCGAATTCGAAGAAGTCAAAGCATTCCGTGATCCTGAGCCAAATTTTTCTACTGAGATGCAAAGCATGGACATGGAATCTAAAAGTAATGACAGGGGACAGGCTTTTTCTTCTACAGAAACACAGACAAATTTTGAGACTCTTCATGAACTTGAAGGGATGGAATCTACAACCGATG ATAGAGGCTTTACTATCGAAGACCTTGTCGAAAGTGTAGGCGCTTCTCTGAACATACCACCATTCCTTAAACAAAGAAATCGTTTTACAGCACAAGAGGAAATCGCAACGAAGAAAGTTGCTAAAGAACGCATTTACGTTGAACATGCAGTGGGTAGACTAAAACAGTTTCGCATTTTACAAAGGACTATTCCATTAAGCATGAGAGGAATAATATCGCAATTAGTGTTTGTTTGCGCAtgtcttataaattttcaagaaccaATTGTATATGACGAGGGTTAA
- the LOC117176010 gene encoding uncharacterized protein LOC117176010 isoform X3 has protein sequence MCEACRKCNKWVKLCGRKDSKFKSIRNVTKDTYICSLHFFGDSGSTEEYPDPIECRPKTIKEKTQKSRRSLEQKYQRFSLKSEESTSTIGSSCFTGKEKSRETNSTDVEFEEVKAFRDPEPNFSTEMQSMDMESKSNDRGQAFSSTETQTNFETLHELEGMESTTDAQEEIATKKVAKERIYVEHAVGRLKQFRILQRTIPLSMRGIISQLVFVCACLINFQEPIVYDEG, from the exons ATGTGTGAAGCATGCAGGAAATGCAACAAATGGGTGAAGTTGTGTGGACGTAAAGATTCCAAGTTTAAGTCAATCAGGAACGTCACCAAGGATACATATATTTGTTCTTTACACTTCTTTGGAGACTCTGGATCTACAGAAGAGTATCCAGACCCAATAGAATGTCGGCCGAAAACGATAAAAGAg aaaacacaAAAGTCTAGAAGGAGCTTGGAGCAAAAGTATCAACGATTCTCATTGAAGTCTGAGGAATCTACTTCTACTATAGGGAGCAGTTGCTTTACTGGAAAAGAGAAGAGCCGAGAAACGAATTCAACTGATGTCGAATTCGAAGAAGTCAAAGCATTCCGTGATCCTGAGCCAAATTTTTCTACTGAGATGCAAAGCATGGACATGGAATCTAAAAGTAATGACAGGGGACAGGCTTTTTCTTCTACAGAAACACAGACAAATTTTGAGACTCTTCATGAACTTGAAGGGATGGAATCTACAACCGATG CACAAGAGGAAATCGCAACGAAGAAAGTTGCTAAAGAACGCATTTACGTTGAACATGCAGTGGGTAGACTAAAACAGTTTCGCATTTTACAAAGGACTATTCCATTAAGCATGAGAGGAATAATATCGCAATTAGTGTTTGTTTGCGCAtgtcttataaattttcaagaaccaATTGTATATGACGAGGGTTAA
- the LOC117176010 gene encoding uncharacterized protein LOC117176010 isoform X1 has product MCEACRKCNKWVKLCGRKDSKFKSIRNVTKDTYICSLHFFGDSGSTEEYPDPIECRPKTIKEKTQKSRRSLEQKYQRFSLKSEESTSTIGSSCFTGKEKSRETNSTDVEFEEVKAFRDPEPNFSTEMQSMDMESKSNDRGQAFSSTETQTNFETLHELEGMESTTDGKIIISVSVGAQTDFEDFDESKVVESQSTMKVSKVRSTGIKTSKRFEDSLRNDNDKCIFYTGLHFKYITVIMSFIGDVANSLNYWGSSRKSNFSTRLRPKMFASRRQVAKYLPKIFRNFKNLRVILDCTEFFCEAPANFEHQGNLYSQYKGPYDI; this is encoded by the exons ATGTGTGAAGCATGCAGGAAATGCAACAAATGGGTGAAGTTGTGTGGACGTAAAGATTCCAAGTTTAAGTCAATCAGGAACGTCACCAAGGATACATATATTTGTTCTTTACACTTCTTTGGAGACTCTGGATCTACAGAAGAGTATCCAGACCCAATAGAATGTCGGCCGAAAACGATAAAAGAg aaaacacaAAAGTCTAGAAGGAGCTTGGAGCAAAAGTATCAACGATTCTCATTGAAGTCTGAGGAATCTACTTCTACTATAGGGAGCAGTTGCTTTACTGGAAAAGAGAAGAGCCGAGAAACGAATTCAACTGATGTCGAATTCGAAGAAGTCAAAGCATTCCGTGATCCTGAGCCAAATTTTTCTACTGAGATGCAAAGCATGGACATGGAATCTAAAAGTAATGACAGGGGACAGGCTTTTTCTTCTACAGAAACACAGACAAATTTTGAGACTCTTCATGAACTTGAAGGGATGGAATCTACAACCGATGGTAAGATAATCATTTCCGTCTCTGTAGGAGCGCAAACAGATTTTGAGGATTTTGACGAATCTAAGGTGGTGGAATCTCAAAGTACCATGAAAGTATCTAAAGTTAGATCTACAGGCATTAAGACATCAAAGCGATTCGAAGATTCTTTAAGAAACGATAatgataaatgtattttttacacagGTTTACATTTTAAGTACATCACGGTTATAATGTCGTTCATCGGCGATGTCGCGAATAGTTTAAATTACTGGGGTTCGAGtcgtaaaagtaatttttcgacAAGATTAAGGCCAAAAATGTTTGCCAGTCGCCGGCAAGTAGCAAAATATTTaccgaaaatatttcgaaactttaaAAACCTTCGAGTTATTTTAGACTGTACTGAATTCTTTTGCGAGGCACCCGCGAATTTTGAGCATCAAGGAAATTTGTATTCACAGTATAAAGGTCCATACGACATTTAA